From a region of the Actinopolymorpha singaporensis genome:
- the rocD gene encoding ornithine--oxo-acid transaminase — translation MLGDPTTRTADPTLDPTLDPTAAQITLAERYAAHNYHPLPVVAAEAEGAWVTGVDGRRYLDCLAGYSALNFGHRHPAILAAAREQLDRLTLISRAFHHDQFGAFCAELAGLVAASNPMSSTGSVTGAEASPGVMVLPMNTGAEAVETALKLARKWGYERKGVPDGQATIVVAAGNFHGRTITIVSFSDDPDARDHYGPYTSGFVTVPYGDAGAVADAIDDTTVAVLIEPVQGEAGVIVPPEGYLREVRRTCTERGVLLLADEIQAGLGRTGTTFACDREGVVPDLYILGKALGGGVVPVSAVAGSPDVLSVVRPGQHGSTFGGNPLACAVGRAVVGLLTDGSYQRRAAALGTVLTERLNALLGKGLVGVRTAGLWAGIDVDPALGTGRDICSTLAERGVLAKDTHGSTIRLAPPLVIEQADLEWAVDQLADVLATR, via the coding sequence ATGCTCGGTGACCCGACGACCCGAACCGCGGACCCGACCCTGGACCCGACCCTGGACCCGACCGCGGCGCAGATCACGCTCGCCGAGCGGTACGCCGCGCACAACTACCATCCGCTGCCGGTGGTGGCCGCCGAAGCCGAGGGCGCCTGGGTGACCGGCGTGGACGGGCGACGTTACCTCGACTGCCTGGCGGGGTACTCCGCGCTCAACTTCGGCCACCGCCACCCGGCCATCCTCGCCGCCGCACGTGAGCAGCTGGACCGGCTGACGTTGATCAGCCGGGCGTTCCACCACGACCAGTTCGGGGCCTTCTGCGCCGAGCTCGCCGGGCTGGTCGCGGCGTCGAACCCGATGTCGAGCACGGGGTCCGTCACCGGCGCCGAGGCTTCCCCCGGCGTCATGGTGCTGCCGATGAACACCGGCGCGGAGGCGGTGGAGACCGCGCTGAAGCTGGCCCGCAAGTGGGGCTACGAGCGCAAGGGTGTCCCGGACGGGCAGGCCACCATCGTCGTCGCGGCCGGCAACTTCCACGGCCGCACGATCACGATCGTGAGCTTCTCCGACGACCCGGACGCCCGCGACCACTACGGCCCCTACACGTCGGGCTTCGTGACCGTGCCGTACGGCGACGCGGGTGCGGTCGCCGACGCGATCGACGACACCACGGTCGCCGTGCTGATCGAACCCGTCCAGGGCGAGGCCGGGGTGATCGTGCCTCCGGAGGGCTACCTGCGCGAGGTCCGCCGCACGTGCACCGAGCGGGGCGTACTCCTGCTCGCCGACGAGATCCAGGCCGGGCTTGGGCGGACGGGCACCACGTTCGCCTGCGACCGCGAAGGCGTCGTCCCCGACCTCTACATCCTCGGCAAGGCGCTCGGCGGCGGAGTGGTGCCGGTCTCGGCGGTGGCCGGCTCGCCGGACGTGCTGAGCGTCGTCCGCCCGGGTCAGCACGGCAGCACGTTCGGCGGCAACCCGCTGGCATGTGCGGTCGGCCGGGCCGTGGTGGGCCTGCTCACCGACGGCAGCTACCAGCGACGGGCCGCAGCCCTGGGTACCGTCCTCACCGAGCGCCTGAACGCCCTGCTGGGGAAGGGGCTCGTGGGCGTACGCACTGCCGGTCTGTGGGCCGGCATCGACGTCGATCCCGCGCTCGGCACCGGTCGCGACATCTGCTCCACGCTCGCCGAGCGGGGGGTACTCGCCAAGGACACCCACGGCTCGACGATCCGGCTGGCACCGCCCCTGGTGATCGAACAGGCCGACCTGGAGTGGGCCGTGGACCAGTTGGCCGACGTGCTGGCGACTCGGTAG
- a CDS encoding Trp biosynthesis-associated membrane protein, giving the protein MTTRTTATPVSAKPTARRQFFLALGLVLAGAALVLWAAGRTWLAARWAIPDYPAVHTAVTGAQAAPLVRSAGFLGLAGVLALLATRGLGRQVAGGLVALAGAAAVASCATFWTRTGPVADAAVRRAIAGGAGSGGGGGGIRASTVTVESWPWLAMAGAALVVAGGVLAVARGRRWPAMGSRYDAPAARRTDDDPWAALDRGEDPTLRD; this is encoded by the coding sequence ATGACCACCAGGACCACCGCGACTCCCGTGTCCGCGAAGCCGACCGCCCGGCGGCAGTTCTTCCTCGCTCTCGGGCTGGTTCTCGCAGGCGCGGCCCTCGTGCTGTGGGCAGCCGGGCGCACCTGGCTCGCAGCCCGGTGGGCGATCCCCGACTACCCCGCGGTGCACACCGCCGTCACCGGGGCACAGGCCGCCCCGCTGGTCCGCTCGGCCGGCTTCCTCGGCCTCGCCGGAGTGCTCGCCCTGCTGGCCACCAGAGGGCTCGGCCGCCAGGTCGCCGGTGGACTGGTCGCGCTGGCAGGAGCCGCCGCGGTCGCCTCGTGCGCGACGTTCTGGACCCGCACCGGCCCGGTCGCGGACGCGGCGGTGCGCCGCGCGATCGCCGGCGGGGCGGGAAGCGGAGGCGGCGGAGGCGGCATCCGGGCGTCCACGGTCACGGTCGAGTCCTGGCCGTGGCTCGCGATGGCCGGTGCAGCGCTCGTCGTGGCCGGCGGAGTGCTCGCGGTGGCGCGCGGCCGGAGGTGGCCGGCGATGGGCAGCCGGTACGACGCACCGGCGGCCAGGCGGACCGACGACGATCCGTGGGCGGCTCTCGACCGCGGCGAGGACCCCACCCTGCGCGACTGA
- a CDS encoding Lrp/AsnC family transcriptional regulator, with product MRLDPVDERIVALLLDDGRASFAEIGAQVGLSAPAVKRRVDRLRQAGAVTGFTAKVDPRALGWTTEAYVELFCQGKTSPATIRAGVARFPEVVAACTLTGEADALVHILTADIGHFERVLERINAEPYVARTRSSLVLSRLLERPGLTGQETPG from the coding sequence GTGCGGCTGGACCCCGTGGACGAACGCATCGTCGCCCTGCTGCTCGACGACGGCCGGGCCAGCTTCGCCGAGATCGGGGCCCAGGTCGGACTGTCGGCGCCGGCGGTGAAGCGCCGGGTGGACCGGTTGCGGCAGGCGGGTGCGGTCACCGGGTTCACCGCGAAGGTCGACCCGCGCGCCCTCGGCTGGACCACCGAGGCGTACGTCGAACTGTTCTGCCAGGGCAAGACCTCGCCCGCGACCATCCGGGCGGGCGTGGCGCGCTTCCCGGAGGTGGTGGCGGCCTGCACGCTGACCGGTGAGGCGGACGCCCTGGTGCACATCCTCACCGCCGACATCGGGCACTTCGAGCGGGTGCTGGAACGCATCAACGCCGAGCCGTACGTCGCCCGGACCAGGAGCTCGCTGGTGCTGTCCCGGCTGCTGGAGCGGCCCGGACTGACCGGCCAGGAGACCCCGGGTTAG
- a CDS encoding DUF2752 domain-containing protein translates to MPQPPLNRPGGLPAARAAHQDVLPSDSTLAGLAVLGATGLGLAAANAVSGGRFGVPCLLHFLTGLDCPLCGTTRMAAAVLHGDLAGALRFNAPALLAILVVAYLWLSWVLERLPFRARLPRPVLGPRARSALLPAVVAAAVVFMVLRNLPWPPFTALHV, encoded by the coding sequence GTGCCGCAACCGCCCCTGAACCGACCGGGCGGTCTGCCCGCCGCGCGCGCCGCGCACCAGGACGTGCTGCCCTCGGACAGCACGCTGGCCGGCCTCGCCGTCCTAGGCGCCACAGGTCTTGGACTGGCGGCGGCGAACGCCGTGTCGGGCGGACGGTTCGGCGTCCCGTGCCTGCTGCACTTCCTCACCGGGCTGGACTGCCCGCTGTGCGGTACGACCCGGATGGCGGCCGCCGTGCTGCACGGCGACCTGGCCGGCGCGCTCAGGTTCAACGCGCCGGCCCTCCTCGCGATCCTGGTCGTGGCCTACCTGTGGCTGAGCTGGGTGCTCGAACGCCTGCCCTTCCGTGCCCGACTCCCCCGTCCGGTGCTGGGCCCGCGGGCGCGGTCGGCGCTCCTCCCGGCGGTGGTGGCGGCGGCCGTGGTGTTCATGGTGCTGCGCAACCTGCCCTGGCCGCCGTTCACCGCCCTGCACGTCTGA
- the trpC gene encoding indole-3-glycerol phosphate synthase TrpC, with product MSVLDEILDGVRADLEERQARVSIDDLKKRVALLPYAIDPVPVLRGDGVAVIAEVKRSSPSKGALAAIADPAALASDYQAGGAAVISVLTERRRFGGSIDDLRAVRSSVDVPILRKDFVITSYQLWEARAYGADLVLLIVAALKQNALVSLIERAVSIGLTPLVEVHTEEEVERAVDAGAKLIGVNARDLRTLEVDRSAFSRLSPRVPDGIVKVAESGVRGPHDVIEYARAGAHAVLVGESLVTGKDPRSAVADLVAAGAHPALHHD from the coding sequence GTGAGTGTTCTCGACGAGATCCTCGACGGGGTCCGCGCCGACCTTGAGGAGCGGCAGGCGAGAGTCTCGATCGACGATCTGAAGAAGCGGGTCGCCCTTCTTCCGTACGCCATCGATCCCGTCCCGGTTCTGCGGGGCGACGGCGTTGCCGTCATCGCGGAGGTCAAGCGGTCGAGTCCGAGCAAGGGTGCGCTCGCCGCGATCGCCGATCCGGCCGCGCTCGCCTCCGACTACCAGGCCGGCGGGGCCGCTGTGATCAGCGTCCTGACCGAGCGCCGCCGGTTCGGCGGCTCGATCGACGACCTCCGGGCGGTGCGTTCCTCGGTGGACGTTCCGATCCTCCGCAAGGACTTCGTGATCACCAGCTACCAGCTCTGGGAGGCCCGGGCCTACGGCGCCGACCTGGTGCTGCTCATCGTGGCGGCCTTGAAGCAGAACGCCCTGGTCTCGCTGATCGAGCGCGCGGTGTCGATCGGCCTCACCCCGCTGGTCGAGGTGCACACCGAGGAGGAGGTCGAGCGGGCCGTCGACGCGGGCGCGAAGCTGATCGGCGTCAACGCCCGAGACCTGCGCACCCTGGAGGTCGACCGGAGCGCGTTCAGCCGGCTCTCGCCGCGGGTCCCCGACGGTATCGTCAAGGTGGCGGAGTCCGGCGTGCGCGGACCACACGACGTGATCGAGTACGCCCGCGCCGGTGCTCACGCCGTCCTCGTCGGCGAGAGCCTGGTCACCGGGAAGGACCCCCGGTCCGCGGTGGCCGATCTGGTCGCGGCCGGTGCCCATCCGGCTCTGCACCATGACTGA
- a CDS encoding HGxxPAAW family protein, giving the protein MSDKFRHENTTQSHHGNTPAAWTTVGILLAVSVVAGVAIVIGNWWLFFASAVGGTLVALLIGKIMHVMGLGGPRPPRHSPAEVQPIAGDTSEESSTVS; this is encoded by the coding sequence ATGAGCGACAAGTTCCGGCACGAGAACACCACGCAGTCCCACCACGGCAACACCCCGGCGGCGTGGACGACCGTAGGAATCCTGCTGGCCGTCTCCGTGGTCGCCGGTGTGGCGATCGTGATCGGCAACTGGTGGCTGTTCTTCGCCAGCGCGGTAGGTGGGACGCTGGTCGCCCTGCTCATCGGCAAGATCATGCACGTCATGGGCCTCGGTGGCCCCCGCCCGCCCCGGCACAGCCCGGCCGAGGTGCAGCCGATCGCGGGCGACACCTCCGAGGAGAGCAGCACGGTCTCCTGA
- the ddaH gene encoding dimethylargininase, translating to MPTTVRTATHRHYLMCRPTYFTVSYAINPWMHPENAVDTELAIAQWERLRRTYLDLGHEVSLIEPVPGLPDMVFAANGAVVVDGLAFGSRFRYLERMPEATRYLEWFRTHGVEHGVRDAYLPLAVAEGEGDLLTTPDRILAGTGFRTDPAAHRELAEYVDRPVVTLHLVDPRFYHLDTALSVLDEHNVAYYPEAFAPESRQVLADLYPDAVLADEADAVVLGLNAVSDGRNVVLPVQATGLAGRLAERGYQPVPVDLSELRKSGGGPKCCTLEIRPSHVEGRVENGVAGGVVMAGEGAPDAR from the coding sequence ATGCCCACGACCGTCAGGACCGCCACTCACCGGCACTACCTCATGTGCCGGCCGACGTACTTCACCGTCTCGTACGCGATCAACCCGTGGATGCACCCGGAGAACGCGGTCGACACCGAGCTCGCCATCGCGCAGTGGGAGCGTCTGCGCCGGACCTACCTCGACCTCGGTCACGAGGTCAGCCTGATCGAGCCCGTGCCCGGCCTGCCGGACATGGTGTTCGCCGCGAACGGTGCAGTGGTCGTGGACGGGCTGGCGTTCGGCTCGCGGTTCCGCTACCTGGAGCGGATGCCCGAGGCCACCCGTTACCTCGAGTGGTTCAGGACCCACGGCGTCGAGCACGGTGTCCGCGACGCGTACCTCCCGCTGGCCGTCGCCGAGGGCGAGGGCGACCTGCTCACCACGCCGGACCGCATCCTCGCCGGCACCGGCTTCCGTACCGACCCGGCGGCCCACCGCGAGCTGGCGGAGTACGTCGACCGGCCGGTCGTCACGCTGCACTTGGTCGACCCGCGCTTCTACCACCTGGACACCGCTCTGTCGGTGCTCGACGAGCACAACGTCGCCTACTACCCGGAGGCGTTCGCGCCGGAGAGCCGGCAGGTGCTGGCGGACCTGTACCCGGATGCGGTGCTTGCCGACGAGGCCGACGCGGTGGTGCTGGGCCTGAACGCCGTGTCCGACGGCCGGAACGTCGTACTGCCCGTGCAGGCGACCGGGCTCGCGGGCCGGCTCGCCGAACGCGGTTACCAGCCGGTGCCGGTGGACCTGTCCGAGCTGCGCAAGTCCGGTGGCGGCCCGAAGTGCTGCACGCTGGAGATCCGTCCGAGCCATGTCGAAGGCCGCGTCGAGAACGGTGTCGCCGGCGGTGTGGTCATGGCGGGAGAGGGGGCCCCGGATGCTCGGTGA
- a CDS encoding RDD family protein: MSTPTPPGPDAPDQGSSSGRHGAPQPQDPYGRQAQGQGGQQGYGRQQQHGQYGQQYGQQPGYGQAYPQGQEGYGQGQYGQGQYGQPDQYGQYSGAPEIDRDMLAPWVHRLGAYLVDGVVAWIPGAIGSALMTGLQSGGQPSGAATMIGSILYLVSLAISIWNIVFRQGRTGQSIGKQVLNIKLVRESDGQPLGPGTTFVRALAHILDALPCYVGFLWPLWDKKRQTFADKVMSSLVIKV, encoded by the coding sequence GTGAGTACACCGACCCCGCCGGGTCCCGACGCACCCGACCAGGGCTCATCCTCGGGACGGCACGGTGCTCCGCAGCCTCAGGATCCCTACGGCCGGCAGGCCCAGGGACAGGGCGGCCAGCAGGGCTACGGCCGGCAACAGCAACACGGTCAGTACGGCCAGCAGTACGGCCAGCAGCCGGGTTACGGCCAGGCGTACCCCCAGGGCCAGGAGGGGTACGGTCAGGGTCAGTACGGTCAGGGTCAGTACGGCCAGCCGGATCAGTACGGCCAGTACTCCGGCGCTCCCGAAATCGACCGGGACATGCTCGCCCCGTGGGTCCACCGTCTGGGCGCGTACCTCGTCGACGGTGTCGTGGCGTGGATCCCCGGCGCCATCGGCTCGGCGCTGATGACCGGTCTGCAGTCCGGTGGCCAGCCGTCGGGGGCAGCCACGATGATCGGTTCGATCCTGTACCTCGTGAGCCTGGCCATCAGTATCTGGAACATCGTCTTCCGGCAGGGCCGTACTGGTCAGAGCATCGGCAAGCAGGTGCTCAACATCAAGCTGGTCCGTGAGTCCGACGGGCAGCCGCTGGGTCCGGGCACGACCTTCGTCCGTGCGCTCGCGCACATCCTGGACGCGCTGCCCTGCTACGTCGGCTTCCTCTGGCCCCTGTGGGACAAGAAGCGCCAGACGTTCGCCGACAAGGTGATGTCCAGCCTGGTCATCAAGGTGTGA
- a CDS encoding GxGYxYP domain-containing protein, whose amino-acid sequence MTWNNQYSRRTFGRMVVAGLGAATVPNLLTPGTAQAATGGPATGVTATTTRARSGISWPDGQALPHFASPRALDVVDITGLSGDEKLMLGTLQGLVNRVRPQIYLIGDDATNGEGRLTWLRDLGVSYTVRDDFWTLVDRYRGAIRGSVVYDPEVPDSLNVATTLAGLRNLVAVGPDLVGPLAKDYGVKVVEDLRGRFTSRIDAYRWQFENLWSQTTHRMLIGLPPLKDVSLPPGLPSYYTTIAKVDTHIHDASNRKVYEFDLTGQLGGKGVWVRFDDAFTNDGWGPAVHQVTLRADDTVVADFVPGTDAEDPYLFDDSNSQTSLGPPLHRFADGGRYFVYGFAPPSGTSKLTLSVEMWNEYVVSVSKTEPARPTKVAFAYLRDYAVANQAMTFWLDPNVDAERELFEQIMSEVEPYTPYLGWFAQDIAGEFGGTELCSRHGVYVLAADWFENLTVHSGARAPISDQQKPAPTLPLENKVYVTFTMSEGDNLQYNEHRLRILWDNPGRGSVPVNWTTNPLLADAAPNFLSHFQRTATDNDLLVAGPSGAGYIYPTPWPDGTFGAFTRQTGKYMHATGMGIVYVLNRVDGHDVDLSAEKTHAYVSDVEPQGIFLNWSGTTTTRLVEGGTPLATILGVGGIQETKAAIARSAQGWDGNSPRFVSIGVNAWAMTPQDLAEVTASLGSDYRVVRGDQYFDLARKALG is encoded by the coding sequence ATGACATGGAACAACCAGTACTCGCGGCGGACCTTCGGCCGAATGGTCGTGGCCGGACTCGGTGCAGCGACCGTGCCGAACCTCCTCACGCCGGGGACCGCACAGGCGGCAACCGGCGGCCCGGCAACCGGTGTGACCGCCACCACGACCCGGGCGCGGTCGGGCATCAGCTGGCCGGACGGGCAGGCGTTGCCCCACTTCGCGTCACCACGCGCCCTCGACGTCGTAGACATCACCGGCCTGTCCGGCGACGAGAAGCTGATGCTGGGAACCCTGCAGGGGTTGGTGAACCGGGTCCGTCCGCAGATCTACCTCATCGGCGACGACGCCACCAACGGCGAGGGCCGGCTGACCTGGCTGCGCGACCTGGGCGTGTCGTACACCGTGCGCGACGACTTCTGGACGCTGGTGGACAGGTACCGCGGCGCGATCCGTGGCAGCGTCGTGTACGACCCCGAGGTGCCCGACTCGCTCAATGTGGCCACCACCCTCGCCGGCCTGCGCAACCTCGTCGCCGTCGGCCCGGACCTGGTGGGACCGCTTGCGAAGGACTACGGCGTGAAGGTGGTCGAGGACCTGCGCGGGCGGTTCACCAGCCGGATCGACGCCTACCGCTGGCAGTTCGAGAACCTCTGGTCGCAGACCACCCACCGGATGCTGATCGGCCTGCCGCCGCTGAAGGACGTCAGCCTCCCGCCCGGACTCCCGTCGTACTACACCACCATCGCCAAGGTGGACACGCACATCCACGACGCCTCCAACCGGAAGGTGTACGAGTTCGACCTCACCGGCCAGCTCGGCGGCAAAGGCGTGTGGGTGCGCTTCGACGACGCGTTCACCAACGACGGCTGGGGCCCCGCCGTGCACCAGGTGACGTTGCGCGCGGACGACACCGTGGTGGCCGACTTCGTGCCCGGCACCGACGCGGAGGACCCGTACCTCTTCGACGACAGCAACTCCCAGACCAGCCTGGGCCCGCCGCTGCACCGGTTCGCCGACGGCGGCCGCTACTTCGTGTACGGGTTCGCCCCGCCCTCCGGAACGTCGAAGCTGACGCTCTCGGTGGAGATGTGGAACGAGTACGTGGTGTCGGTGAGCAAGACCGAGCCGGCCCGGCCGACGAAGGTGGCGTTCGCCTACCTGCGCGACTACGCCGTGGCCAACCAGGCGATGACGTTCTGGCTGGATCCGAACGTCGACGCCGAACGCGAACTGTTCGAGCAGATCATGTCCGAGGTCGAGCCGTACACGCCCTATCTCGGGTGGTTCGCCCAGGACATCGCGGGCGAGTTCGGCGGCACCGAACTGTGCTCGAGACACGGCGTCTACGTGCTGGCCGCGGACTGGTTCGAGAACCTCACCGTGCATTCCGGTGCCCGGGCGCCGATCTCCGACCAGCAGAAGCCGGCACCCACGCTTCCGCTGGAGAACAAGGTCTACGTCACCTTCACCATGTCCGAGGGCGACAACCTGCAGTACAACGAACACCGGCTGCGGATCCTGTGGGACAACCCGGGCAGGGGCAGCGTGCCGGTCAACTGGACCACCAACCCGCTGCTCGCCGACGCCGCGCCGAACTTCCTCAGCCACTTCCAGCGCACCGCGACCGACAACGACCTGCTGGTGGCGGGCCCCTCCGGCGCGGGCTACATCTACCCGACACCGTGGCCGGACGGCACCTTCGGCGCGTTCACCCGGCAGACCGGCAAGTACATGCACGCGACGGGGATGGGAATCGTCTACGTGCTCAACCGGGTGGACGGTCACGACGTCGACCTGTCGGCGGAGAAGACCCATGCGTACGTCTCCGACGTCGAGCCGCAGGGGATCTTCCTGAACTGGTCCGGCACGACCACCACCCGCCTCGTGGAGGGCGGTACGCCACTCGCCACCATCCTCGGTGTCGGCGGAATTCAGGAGACCAAGGCCGCCATCGCCCGGTCGGCGCAGGGTTGGGACGGCAACTCGCCGCGGTTCGTCTCGATCGGCGTGAACGCCTGGGCGATGACGCCGCAGGACCTGGCCGAGGTGACCGCCTCGCTCGGATCCGACTACCGCGTGGTGCGCGGCGACCAGTACTTCGACCTGGCCCGGAAGGCGCTCGGGTAG
- the trpB gene encoding tryptophan synthase subunit beta, which translates to MTDVAAANTDRGVLGQGLDGHFGRFGGRFTPEALISALDELEQAHRAAQADPAFMAELDRMFREYANLPSPLYDATRLSEVAGVRILLKREDLNHTGAHKIRNVLGQALLAVRMGKTRIIAETGAGQHGVATATACAYLGLDCVVYMGEEDTRRQALNVARMELLGAEVIPVTTGSRTLKDAINEALRDWVASVDNTHYLLGTAAGPHPFPVMVRDFCRGIGDEARAQTIELTGSLPDAVCACVGGGSNAIGTFTAFVPDESVRLYGFEAGGDGVDTGRHAATITSGQVGVLHGTRSYLLQDEDGQTIESHSISAGLDYPGVGPEHAWLHDTGRATYLPVTDAEAMDALRLLTRTEGIIPAIESAHAVAGALRVAEDLGPDATVLVCLSGRGDKDVDTAATWFGLLDDKPGVETAGTERENAKQADSARESTEEKA; encoded by the coding sequence ATGACTGACGTGGCCGCTGCCAACACCGACCGGGGCGTGCTCGGTCAGGGACTCGACGGACATTTCGGTCGCTTCGGCGGCCGGTTCACCCCCGAGGCCCTGATCAGCGCGCTCGACGAACTCGAGCAGGCGCACCGCGCCGCGCAGGCCGACCCGGCGTTCATGGCCGAACTGGACCGGATGTTCCGGGAGTACGCCAACCTGCCGAGCCCGCTCTACGACGCGACCCGCCTCTCCGAGGTGGCCGGCGTCCGGATCCTGCTCAAGCGGGAGGACCTCAACCACACCGGCGCCCACAAGATCCGCAACGTCCTCGGCCAGGCACTGCTGGCGGTCCGGATGGGCAAGACCCGGATCATCGCCGAGACCGGGGCCGGGCAGCACGGTGTGGCCACCGCCACCGCCTGCGCCTACCTCGGCCTGGACTGCGTGGTCTACATGGGCGAGGAGGACACCCGCCGGCAGGCGCTCAACGTCGCCCGGATGGAGTTGCTCGGCGCCGAGGTGATCCCGGTGACGACCGGCAGCCGGACGCTGAAGGACGCGATCAACGAGGCGCTGCGCGACTGGGTGGCCTCCGTCGACAACACCCACTACCTCCTGGGCACCGCAGCCGGACCGCACCCGTTCCCGGTCATGGTGCGCGACTTCTGCCGCGGTATCGGCGACGAGGCCCGGGCACAGACGATCGAGCTGACCGGCTCCCTTCCGGACGCGGTGTGCGCGTGCGTGGGCGGCGGCTCCAACGCGATCGGCACGTTCACCGCGTTCGTTCCCGACGAGTCCGTCCGGCTCTACGGCTTCGAGGCCGGCGGCGACGGCGTGGACACCGGCCGGCACGCCGCGACGATCACCTCCGGTCAGGTCGGCGTCCTGCACGGCACCCGGTCCTACCTCCTCCAGGACGAGGACGGCCAGACCATCGAGAGCCACTCGATCTCCGCGGGGCTGGACTACCCGGGGGTGGGGCCCGAGCACGCCTGGCTGCACGACACCGGCCGCGCGACCTACCTCCCGGTGACCGACGCCGAGGCGATGGACGCGCTGCGGCTCCTGACCCGGACCGAGGGGATCATCCCCGCGATCGAGTCCGCGCACGCGGTGGCCGGAGCGCTCCGGGTGGCCGAGGACCTCGGCCCGGACGCGACCGTCCTGGTGTGCCTGTCCGGCCGGGGCGACAAGGACGTCGACACCGCCGCCACGTGGTTCGGTCTGCTCGACGACAAGCCCGGGGTGGAGACGGCCGGTACCGAGCGGGAGAACGCCAAGCAGGCGGACTCGGCGCGGGAGAGCACGGAGGAGAAGGCGTGA